ccaaattgaatgatgaatctaACAACGTTTATCCTTTAcgattttattaaaaaagtgTCGAAGTGAAATCTCATATTCATAAGTGTATAAGAAGATAATTATCTCTATCAGTACGAGATCTTTTGAGATGCAAGTAAAAGCAAAACTACAAAAAAGGATTTCCAAAATGGACAATGATACCGTAGAGATATGTGGATGTCCTTTGTCTTTATCaaaaggatatatatatatatatatatatatatatatatatatatatatatatatatatatatatatatatatatatatatatatatttagtgaATTAATATTGAAAAGATGGAAAAAATCATTAGTTCATAacaaaaaagaatcaaaatttgaagatttattatatattgaTTTGTACCATTTAGTTAAGTGAAgtattttctatatttgaagATTTATGCTggaaatcaaaattaatttattgtcAAACCTCATGAACCTCAAGTACCACTCAATGCAAATCCTTAAAATAAGAGTAAAAAGAATCATTTAAATCTGAATCGTAATAGTAATTCATTTCCATTTCAACCATTTTTAATTAGACTATGTTTTTCATCGTTTTCAACTTTAAAATCTTACCGATTTGATACACGTTCTAACATCCTCTGCTACTTAGTAATTCTAACTACATTCCAACTCTTCAAACACCCTCTAAAAGTTATTACATTTCAACTCGTCAAACACCCtctaaaaattattatatttcaaCTCGTCAAACACCCCGTAAAAGCTCACACGTTTTGGAGATAAATTTGTAGTTATGTTTCTTTCACTTTTATGGCATCTTTCCATAATTTCATATTTAGATACATTGGTCAAACTGCAATTTGTCAAAATGAGCAGCGAACACAAGTCAATCAACATAAATATCTATATGTTAGCAATTAAGAGATACTCAATTAAAATCTccatacaaaataataataataataataataataataataataataataataataataataataataataataataataataataataataataataataataataataataataataataataataataataataaaacaatcaATTTTTATTCAGAAAATATATACTAGAATGAGATCTTTACATTGAATTAGAAAGTCCACATCAATGGCATATTCCTTTAGCAACTTCACAAGCTCACAGAATCCTTACAACTAAATCAATAGTAAGACACATAGGTCGAGTAAGAATGGGATAGAAATAGAAGGATTAAATTACAATACAATCCAATCTGTACAACAATTAGCTGGAAACTTATTAGTATTACATTACAAGACAACCTTCATGTTTTGTCTCCAAGGAGGCGATCCCTCGAGCATCGTGGCGTGGTGTGAAATTAAGACCAAACATCTCTTTGGAGGCTTGATCTGGTTCTACGTAGTTAACAAGTTTTGCAACAATGGCTGCGCTCTTTCTTATGTGATCCATATCTTTTGCATCGTTCCACACAAGATGAGCCAATTGCAATCTTCTATTGTTAGAATTCAATCCAATGCCCCATTCTACAAATAGGCTCTCTCTTTGTTTCTTTGTGAGTCTCTTCTCCATTTGTTTGCACAACATTTGTCTCTCCCGGTGAAGCGATTTCAAACTGGTCAATGGAGGGATCTCATTTTATTCAACAATCATGTCCAACCTATTACCAAATATAGCATAATGTAGAGAATTTGCAAATACGATAAACTTTAGATCTAACTCTCGAAGTTTATCAATGATACTAATAGACCCATGTTTGTAGGAGTCTGTTAGTGATAAAGTCTAGCAATAAGAATCTATCCGCGATAAAATTTATCAcggatagattttgctatatttgcaaatctTTAAAAACATTGCTATAGATTTCATCATTATTCTTAAAAGTGCAACTCATTGCAATTatcccatatatatatatatatgtggacCTCAAGGATTGGAAGTATATCGAGCTTACCTCAATGCTTGTGTCAATGTTTCACCGTTTCTGACAGTAGGATTTCCTCGACCAAATGTGTCTCTAAGAAAGGATAGTCTTCTCAACTCAACCTCCAAGTAAATGGAATCAGCTGGATCGCCACCTTGAAATAGAAGGAAAAAGTAGGTCCTATGCACCAATGAGACGTTACAAATATGCCACAGTTCAATGATGTCTTTTTGAAGTCTTCTAAATTCCGAAGGCCATTTTGAAGGACTTATCATCATGTTGTTATTATGGATTGGATCCACGCCAATATCTTCCACATTCTTCTCGGATTCAATGGGATTTGGCTTAGCCTCAAGCACCTAGAATACGAGACAAACAtgttaaagaaaaatcatcccTATAGAAAGCATGGAAGTAAGTAAACTGATATCGTCCATATTTTAATGTTAATGCAAGCAGTCAATGGCTTTTAGTTGTACAGTGGCCTAGTCCCTAAGAAGCATGGACATTATTGTAGCTTATCTAGCGTGTCCTTATTCTACTTGCACCCATGACTTGTATCTCTCTCATAGAGTAAACATTTAGCATCCATACATTAGATTACTAAAAAGGATGCGTAGAAGAAGGGTGTACTCACCGCTGCATCAAGAAGATGATTTTCACTGTTAAGATTGGATATCTGCTTTGTTGCACCAAGAAGTTGATTTTCTCCCTCAAAGTTGGATAGCCGGTCATGTTCTAGTTCTGTAGCTGAAGTAGTCACATCACTTTTGTCATCTTCGAACACATCAAAATTCTGTTCAATATGCGCATCTTTGGAAGCACTCTTCAGGGAAGTTTGAGAACGAGTTAGTGATGACCTCTCAGACTCAGCATCATATTTCAATGTATGAAGATTTACTTGGAAGCCCTCAGGTCTCCCTACGAAGTCTTTTCCAAGCCAAATTGGTGGTGTGCTCTGGAATTCCTTGATATTCTCCGAAGATAAGGTTCTCATAATAGTGGCTTTACAACTTCTACTCCTAGTTAGGCTTAATCGTCCAGAGTTACAGATATCTTTGTCCATATTCCATGGAGAAGGTTTCTCCGGGGATAGGATTACATAGAAAGGACTGAAGTTATTAGACTTACTATCTTCTTCTGCAGGGGATGATTCTAATTTACATTCTTTACTTTGTCCGTTATCAACTACTTTCGAGGTGGTTGTGTTTGCTACAGGTAACGGAGTGATAGAATTAACATATCTTTCTGGGCCAGAATTAACACATCTTTCTGGGCTGGAATCTGACATGGTAGAAACTAAGTATCTATTCATACTTGATTCTTCCATCTCAATACATCTAACTTCCTTACAGATGTCCTCAGAGTTCCCACAAGACAGTTCTTCAACTTCGACAAGATGTTGTTGAGTATCGACCAAAGAGGAAACCGTCGATGATACTCGTTGAGGGGATTTACCTTGCAGGAAATCTTTTTCAACTTCGACAAGATGCATAAAATTATCATCAGAACTAATGTTTAGTCCACCTGAATACTGAGAAGCATCAAAACATCCAGAAACATCACCGATGATTCGAGATTCTGCTGTTGCTATTGTCTTAGATGGGCGATTCTCAAAGTCCCATGATGACCGCACCCGTAATCTTGGATACTGATCGTCCAAATCTGCCTGGAACAGGATGCATGCAAATAACTAAACATCTAACTTCCTTAAGCTTCGTTTTATTACTGCATAACAAGAGAGTTTATTCAAAATGTAAAATGTCATACCGATGATATTAAAGGTTTATCCTCTTCAACCATTCTAAGCAGATCCTTAACCTGAGATTGTGCATGGTCCCGTTCCAAGGTAAGCTCTCTTAAGTCCTTTTTAAGCTGCATGATGAGACAAGTAAGGAAGAGCAAAGAAACAATTATATCAAGTATCACGCTAACGCCCTCCAAGGAAGTAAAGTTAAGAGAAGAATTCTATGGCAGCACATAGCAACCAATAAAAGGGGGAATCAAGTCAAGCCTAACCATATAATTGCAGTATCTTATTATGGCTGAGGAAAGAGTTGGACAACTCTAACCATAAAacataaattcatttttgtttCAATATGATTTTTGTGGAATAAGTTTTTCTTATCGTGCAAAAGCCTGTCCCTGAAGAGATAGCAGCAACCACAAATTGAAGATGCAGCAACATGAGAGACATATGGTACCAAGTCAGTTTTTACGTATATACTTTTTTGAAGGGAGCCATATCTATGTCACTTGAAACATAGAGCTGATGTAATTTGGGCGATTGTGAACTAGCAAGTGATTTTAAACTATCAATATCTGCTATATTGAACCGATTATGAGAAGTTACAAAATGTCAAGTTATTCAGCGTCAAATCATGTAAAAGAtagaaagggaaagaaaattaCCTTTTCAATCTGAAGATCTTTCTCTCTAATTAATGCGAAATCAGGTGTTCCAGAAGTTTGCACAGAGCTTTTTAATTCACTTTCCAATCTCGCCAATTCTCTTTGCAATTGTTTTACCAGTGCCTTATCAGACACGACTACGTTTACCTGAGCATTAGTAACAACTTCTTTAGCACAACTTGCAAAAAATAGTGTGTTTCTTGATTGCTCAACATGGATTTGAGCAGGGCTCATGGTACAGATGATGGCAGTTCTGGCATTGCCTCCCAAGGAAGATTGCAATATACGAGTCAACTTCGAATCCCTGAAAGGAATGTGTCCATTTCTTCCCTTGCTGCATCCAACAAGGAGTTCTATATGTCAGCAAGAACCAAAATATAAGAGGAACGCATAACTTATAAGGAGCTAATAGAAAGACTGTTTAAATACTATTTGCTCCCCCGACTTACTACATGTCCTATTTTCTTGTACTTCTAAAACATCCAAATTTTGGCCTTCTGCTTTGAAGAAAAACTTAAAAGGAGTTCTATATTATTATAACTCAGTGAGGCTTCTCCTGACGTACGAATAAGAAGAATTCTCTGTGCCAACAAGTTTTCACCCATAAAGGGGAATCTAAGAAATAACGTCTATACCGAGAAGGGTTCCCAAACCTCTTGACTGTTGAATCGAGAACTTTCTTACTGTGGTGCATACTTCTCTATTTATCAGTCATCATTTCCACTGGAATAAGAGCGCTATAGTGGGGAGACCAAAGAGAAGAGGGATAACAAAAAGGAAACTGGAAACTGTGGAGGCTAAGTTGGAAATGGAGTGGTGTAGAAGATTTTGGCAATGAAAAATGATATCGCCATAATGCTTAAAGATATTTGAACAGTAGCTGAAGAGATGAGAAATAACAAAGCAGAACATATCAGAACCTAGAGACAGTttggaggagagaggaaagaagGTTGAAGGAGGAGTCCAAGAATCCAGAAAGGAGGAGACTCCAAAGTACAAGAAGAAGCTGGAGTAGCCTCACTTTAATGGGAATGGTATAGGAGAACTTACAAGTGGATTGAATCTTCCAGGAGAATGGCATATCCAAATGGGCTAAGATGAAGGCAATTGTGTTGTGTATGGCAAGAGAGGCACTAGTGTGCTTCTTTTCTATATCAAGAACCTTTCAATTATTTGACCAAAAAATTGGAAGCGACAACGAAAAATCAATCACCTTTGATACAAGAAAAAGAGGTTTAGTTTACACTCTGAAAACTTATGGAGTCGTTTGGGGCAAAAATTATCTAAGACTATAATAACCTCCTTTTATTACAGCAAAAACTATTTAAAAGTCTCCCAACTTGCTATAGTATTTACTATTTGCTACAGTTTTtaatatttgacatttttttgcTACAGTATTTACTAATCTAATATATATCAAACTAAAACAGTCTACAcaccaaacacatactattataatccaaactaaaataatctacaccccaaacataaactattctaatcaaactataataacccaagactataataactcacCCCTTGCCCCAAACATCCCCTTAAGAAATAAATGACAAGTTGCTGCCTCCTCTAAAATCTAGGAATTAAACAGTTCTAATTTCTTGACTCATTTAAAACTAACAATTGGGCAGACCAATTGAGAGAACATAAAAAACAATTCAGTTATCACATCCACATCAAACCACAGtggtgaaaaaagaaaattatatgcATAACTGGTAACACGGAAGTAGAATAGGCAAATTTCACAAAGTACCTGAGCTTACGAATAACAGTCCCAAGAGTAAGCAAACTGCGGTTTATGTGACAACCTTCTTTCAGACGTGCACCAGCTGATAACGACTGAGATGCACGTTCACTTCCCGCCAGATCAACAAAATTCTGCATTCAAGAATGattctattttgttgattttttcaCCATTTAATCGGACCTTTGCCTTTCAGTGTAACAAAGGAAGAAAATTCTGTCTATACCACAGTAGCAGTGAGAGAACTCGACTTGTCCTTGCCTAAAAATTCACGAGCCGAGCTCTCAATCGTCTGAAAGGAAGGCATAACCAACAGTATTAATCAAGTGAATATAAAAATTGACAACAAAGAGACATATATCTATACCAATCTAAGAATCTGATGAGATCTGGAGCTTGCTTCATTCAAAGACGTCTCCCCTATCTGCCTTTGAGCTGCAAAAATAAACCAATAAAATCATGATTCATGGATATCTAAACAAAACTTGTTCCTGTAAAGGCGAGAAGATTTGAAACTGCCACTACCTTCGCAGAGAGATAAAAGTTGTCTAAAATGATTCCGGTCCCTCAGAGTTTCCTCCGTTAGTTTCTCAACTGTGGTTCCCCTCTATCAAAATAACTTGAAAATCAAAGATCATGAAATGAACGTACTCCGAAAGAGAGTGAGGGAAAGTCAGACATGGTTAGTCACCTCTGGATCATCCAGGAGTCTAAGAGGAGAACTGTCTACGCTAAGGAGGTCCCTCACAGATTCATTATATATCTCTATGGCAGAGAACTTCAAAAAAAACTCCCTCTCCGTATGCTtgacaaaataaaagaaaaatgaaattagaccagaaaaaagagaaatattatGCTGAACCATTTATCAGCATCATTTGTGCTTACCTTCTCTATGTAGTCATATATATCTTCGATAGTGTACTCCGTAATTCCAGTCATGGTGTACGTTTTCCCGCTGCTTGTTTGTCCATAGGCAAAAATAGTTGCTGTACAAACAAAAGTACAgtgagaaagaaaataaatatgaaattcatgTTAAATAAACAAATGCAAAGAGGGAAAAGAGTGGTTCTGGTTCGTCCATACAGTTAACTCCACTGACAACAGAAAGGGCAACTTCCTTGGCGCCCTCCTCATAGACCTTCCTTGTCGAGCAATCGCAACCGAATACCCTGTCTATAGCCGTTCATATAAGAAAAGGGGGGCCAGAGAGCAAAAGAACAGATAAGATTAAATATTCAGGATTACAGTGAAAGTAGTGCCGTAACTGCAGCAAAAAGTTGGAGAAAATTTAGGAACTCCCTGTTCCCGGAAATCCTCAATTCGAAAAACTAAAACCCAGAACAgagaagtaaaaaagaaaaaaaagtagatcAAATTTGATGTATTCTTACAAGTGGCATCGACTCACCAAATGTATATGCAGATGGATACGAGCGTTCAGCCACCGAAAGCGCATTCCTGCATATAACAGTGTTGTCGTTAATGCATTCCCATTCCGAAACGTCATTCCTTGAAATCTCCTTCTCGTTCAAAGGGCGCACACGAACTGATACCAAAATTCTCTCTTCACGCCCAGATGTCTCTTCCATTATTACTTCGGCACCGACAGCTCCCATTTTTCGCCACCTCCTCTCGGCTACAAAGCCGTAAACCTTCAATAACTATGAAATTATGACCATTCACAAAGGGATCTCTTCGTACAAAGAGACAGCATTCCTCGTGGCCTCTTCCTTCAGCTACCCATAGTACTTTCTGCCGATCGATGAAGAACAATTTAGATACTACAATGTATCAAGTGATGTTAGGACCATACACAGCAGTAGGACCGACAGAACCTCACTGCCTCACTGCCTCACTGCTTTGCCTCCTCAACGATCTGCACCAACAAACTAATCATGGGTCAGACGGTGAGTGTAAATTCGCACACATTTTTTCAGCGTTTTCGTCAGAAGCATGAACCTAGATTCtttgtctttttaaaaattagcAAAAAACGACAGAACATGTGCATACTCAAAGGATCACAAACAACCGGCCATCAATTCATTCTATTATATAAACAATTTGGAGTTTTCTGATAATGGTCCATGTTAACAGACTGTCAAAGACTTCAAGTCTCCCCCATTCATTTTAAATCATTTTCCAAAACTTACAATAATCATAAACGAGCTTTAATCTCAGCTTCGAATATTCTAAAAATCAACTtcgaagaatgtttgtgacctCGCCAAAAATCCGAGGGAGAAGAGGCAGTTCCGACTTcgatttataaataaaattagaaattagTTTCTTCTCTTCAGAAAAGTCCACAGTCCATCCCAAATTTATCCTGGCTTCAACAgaattcaaaaactaaaaagaaaaggaaaacacAACAAATTCTCGACGAAAACAGAAACAACGTTACCACTTACCAGAATATAGGTAAAGAAACAAAATCTTCCTCAAAATTCCCACTAAACCGAATGCGGGTTACAAGAACGAAACAAGATCATGCAATGCCGAACACCTACAGTACCGCCATTGAAAATGAAGACGAATCGAAAACCGTGAAGTCAAACTTGACCATTTCAGCGTAGAGACAGATACCTCGAAGTCAGTCAGCCAGTCGCGTCCAGTAATCCTCCAATCCACACCGAATTGATCCTCTGTTACAAAtccaaaaacagaaaattagGCGAAACAAgaagaatcaatgaacaaatAGGGAAAgtaaaatcagtaaaaaaaaaaggaaaaaaaaagaaaaagaaacgtAAAGTTGAGTGAAACTGAACTGAAAGGACGTGAAATCTAGAGAAGGAAGCTGAGAATGAGTTCAATGTGGTAGAAGTGGAAGTGGTACAATAGAAGCACTGAAAATGAAGTTTGAGAGAGAGTAAGAGGAAGGTGTATGTGTATGTTCTTGTTCCATTGTTGAATGAGGCATGAAGGTTTGTAGTGGATCTAGAGATATTACAGTGGGGGGGGATTTTTTGTGTTTGTGAGGtggagaagagaagaaggaatGGTTATGGCGTCGACTTCCGTGGTTAGGTGTTAATACGAAACCTTTTCTCGGCGCCAAAGGGGGTTCCTTCGGTTGCTCTTCCTTGCTTCGCTTTTTCTTGACGTGAATTTACCACCTCACCCTTTAACCCCCTTCTTTAAATTCCACTTTtgcttttttatatatatatttattcaaACATTTGTAAAAGTATGATAACAACAATTCAATTGTATCTCCAAAATTCAAAGAATACTAAAGTTACAACCATActaaaaattgataaaaatttaaccattaattttaaattttgaataagtttaattttaatataag
This region of Cucumis melo cultivar AY chromosome 7, USDA_Cmelo_AY_1.0, whole genome shotgun sequence genomic DNA includes:
- the LOC103493175 gene encoding kinesin-like protein KIN-7F isoform X1, with protein sequence MGAVGAEVIMEETSGREERILVSVRVRPLNEKEISRNDVSEWECINDNTVICRNALSVAERSYPSAYTFDRVFGCDCSTRKVYEEGAKEVALSVVSGVNSTIFAYGQTSSGKTYTMTGITEYTIEDIYDYIEKHTEREFFLKFSAIEIYNESVRDLLSVDSSPLRLLDDPERGTTVEKLTEETLRDRNHFRQLLSLCEAQRQIGETSLNEASSRSHQILRLTIESSAREFLGKDKSSSLTATVNFVDLAGSERASQSLSAGARLKEGCHINRSLLTLGTVIRKLSKGRNGHIPFRDSKLTRILQSSLGGNARTAIICTMSPAQIHVEQSRNTLFFASCAKEVVTNAQVNVVVSDKALVKQLQRELARLESELKSSVQTSGTPDFALIREKDLQIEKLKKDLRELTLERDHAQSQVKDLLRMVEEDKPLISSADLDDQYPRLRVRSSWDFENRPSKTIATAESRIIGDVSGCFDASQYSGGLNISSDDNFMHLVEVEKDFLQGKSPQRVSSTVSSLVDTQQHLVEVEELSCGNSEDICKEVRCIEMEESSMNRYLVSTMSDSSPERCVNSGPERYVNSITPLPVANTTTSKVVDNGQSKECKLESSPAEEDSKSNNFSPFYVILSPEKPSPWNMDKDICNSGRLSLTRSRSCKATIMRTLSSENIKEFQSTPPIWLGKDFVGRPEGFQVNLHTLKYDAESERSSLTRSQTSLKSASKDAHIEQNFDVFEDDKSDVTTSATELEHDRLSNFEGENQLLGATKQISNLNSENHLLDAAVLEAKPNPIESEKNVEDIGVDPIHNNNMMISPSKWPSEFRRLQKDIIELWHICNVSLVHRTYFFLLFQGGDPADSIYLEVELRRLSFLRDTFGRGNPTVRNGETLTQALSLKSLHRERQMLCKQMEKRLTKKQRESLFVEWGIGLNSNNRRLQLAHLVWNDAKDMDHIRKSAAIVAKLVNYVEPDQASKEMFGLNFTPRHDARGIASLETKHEGCLVM
- the LOC103493175 gene encoding kinesin-like protein KIN-7H isoform X2, which gives rise to MGAVGAEVIMEETSGREERILVSVRVRPLNEKEISRNDVSEWECINDNTVICRNALSVAERSYPSAYTFDRVFGCDCSTRKVYEEGAKEVALSVVSGVNSTIFAYGQTSSGKTYTMTGITEYTIEDIYDYIEKHTEREFFLKFSAIEIYNESVRDLLSVDSSPLRLLDDPERGTTVEKLTEETLRDRNHFRQLLSLCEAQRQIGETSLNEASSRSHQILRLTIESSAREFLGKDKSSSLTATVNFVDLAGSERASQSLSAGARLKEGCHINRSLLTLGTVIRKLSKGRNGHIPFRDSKLTRILQSSLGGNARTAIICTMSPAQIHVEQSRNTLFFASCAKEVVTNAQVNVVVSDKALVKQLQRELARLESELKSSVQTSGTPDFALIREKDLQIEKLKKDLRELTLERDHAQSQVKDLLRMVEEDKPLISSADLDDQYPRLRVRSSWDFENRPSKTIATAESRIIGDVSGCFDASQYSGGLNISSDDNFMHLVEVEKDFLQGKSPQRVSSTVSSLVDTQQHLVEVEELSCGNSEDICKEVRCIEMEESSMNRYLVSTMSDSSPERCVNSGPERYVNSITPLPVANTTTSKVVDNGQSKECKLESSPAEEDSKSNNFSPFYVILSPEKPSPWNMDKDICNSGRLSLTRSRSCKATIMRTLSSENIKEFQSTPPIWLGKDFVGRPEGFQVNLHTLKYDAESERSSLTRSQTSLKSASKDAHIEQNFDVFEDDKSDVTTSATELEHDRLSNFEGENQLLGATKQISNLNSENHLLDAAVLEAKPNPIESEKNVEDIGVDPIHNNNMMISPSKWPSEFRRLQKDIIELWHICNVSLVHRTYFFLLFQGGDPADSIYLEVELRRLSFLRDTFGRGNPTVRNGETLTQALRLDMIVE